Proteins from a genomic interval of Candidatus Thorarchaeota archaeon:
- a CDS encoding alpha/beta hydrolase, translated as MEKLVTESSEIAYAVSGNPQGPRVVLIHGLFLNSDCWENQLPALEKEYCVLRFDLYGHGRSTRPRKKFTVRSYVKELARLLDHLKWTEVLAMIGHSLGGMVALVYALDNPLRVKKLVIASSYCFVSNEAVTDVMSRVSGNPLDKFAIGIAKRGLVPYDEATAKKIAAMVVDHMSRDDALFATAASAGFNICQELRGLRIPTLLLVGEKDITTPVWASEMLHEWLPDSTIKTLKGAGHLLIYDHPAEFNSLVLEFLR; from the coding sequence GTGGAGAAGCTGGTCACTGAGAGTAGTGAGATAGCCTATGCAGTCAGCGGCAACCCACAGGGTCCAAGGGTTGTTCTCATACACGGCCTATTCCTGAACAGTGACTGCTGGGAGAACCAACTTCCAGCTCTTGAGAAAGAGTACTGTGTGCTAAGATTCGACCTCTACGGTCACGGACGCTCCACGAGACCGAGAAAGAAGTTCACAGTCCGCAGCTATGTGAAAGAGCTGGCACGGCTGTTGGACCATCTGAAATGGACTGAAGTGCTTGCCATGATTGGGCACTCACTGGGAGGGATGGTTGCCCTGGTCTACGCACTGGACAACCCACTAAGGGTGAAGAAGCTTGTAATCGCAAGCTCCTACTGCTTTGTCAGCAACGAAGCCGTTACTGATGTGATGAGCCGGGTCAGTGGGAATCCACTCGACAAGTTTGCCATCGGGATTGCAAAGAGAGGTCTCGTTCCATACGATGAGGCCACTGCCAAGAAGATAGCCGCCATGGTGGTTGACCACATGTCTCGGGACGATGCCCTATTTGCTACGGCTGCGTCTGCCGGCTTCAACATCTGCCAAGAGCTGAGAGGACTGCGAATCCCTACTCTACTTCTGGTTGGCGAGAAGGACATCACGACACCAGTATGGGCATCCGAAATGCTGCACGAGTGGCTCCCAGACTCGACTATCAAGACACTGAAAGGCGCAGGTCACCTTCTGATATACGACCATCCTGCCGAGTTCAACAGTCTCGTGTTGGAATTCCTTAGATGA
- a CDS encoding PAS domain-containing sensor histidine kinase, which produces MSDFEHPNDRRATEALRALADSSPLGYVLIKSGRVIYANKALCEMLEIPPDLIQGMQVHELTSRLGPGERETALDGYSRAAAGERLNGWWRYTVSRSSGSLITLSVMATAVGEGEDAVIQTIVEDITERARHEEKAQLYNEIFSNSIEPMAILSPEGAYLQQNASHQMLFRYSDNEIAGMSPAIHLGHDCFSAIMAELTTNGRFRGVVSARARNGSPIQVDVSAFPVRDSEGHVRQIVTISHDMTELIQTQAALKQSEREKQLIFDALDEHVNLYRDRGMRLAACNQAAADSLGLSKDQLIGQHCYRLWHGRDAPCEDCPVLKAFETSAAQHGIVHTPDGRTWSIRGQPVRDETGALIGAVEVTRDITAQVHAERELKEARERAEFYNDLMVHDITNIHQGVVMALELAQDTASLPPMAKDLLARAIEQLQRGIRLIANVRRFSQVEVEPIALRPVDLISTMTAVTRFVKSSFPSKEFDISVDIPQNCREVMADDFLFDALANVFHNSAKHDSSTRVAIEVTASVHGDGDFMNLRIADHGPGFDPERRDLILSRLEHGYRGTSGVGLVLVKYAMERYGGQLDITDRVVGDPTQGAVIQLRLPLARQRASAPDSTPS; this is translated from the coding sequence ATGAGTGATTTCGAACATCCCAATGACCGCCGAGCCACAGAGGCGCTTCGAGCCCTTGCCGACTCGTCCCCTCTTGGCTACGTCCTCATCAAGTCTGGCCGGGTCATATACGCCAACAAGGCTCTCTGCGAAATGCTTGAGATTCCGCCCGACCTTATACAGGGGATGCAGGTGCATGAGCTGACATCCCGGCTTGGACCGGGCGAACGTGAGACGGCTCTGGATGGATACTCGCGTGCCGCCGCGGGGGAGAGACTGAACGGCTGGTGGCGGTACACGGTCTCCCGAAGCAGTGGAAGCTTGATTACGCTCTCAGTGATGGCGACTGCGGTGGGTGAAGGCGAAGATGCAGTGATACAGACCATCGTTGAGGACATCACTGAGAGAGCACGTCACGAGGAGAAGGCACAGCTCTACAATGAGATATTCAGTAACTCGATAGAACCCATGGCCATACTGAGTCCGGAGGGTGCGTACCTGCAGCAGAATGCCTCACACCAGATGCTCTTTAGGTACTCCGACAATGAGATTGCGGGAATGAGCCCGGCCATTCACTTGGGTCATGACTGCTTCTCCGCGATAATGGCCGAGCTGACAACCAATGGCAGATTCAGAGGAGTAGTGTCTGCCCGCGCCAGAAATGGCTCGCCCATACAAGTGGATGTGTCTGCGTTTCCTGTCAGAGACTCCGAAGGTCATGTACGACAGATTGTGACAATCAGTCACGACATGACCGAGCTCATCCAGACTCAGGCGGCACTCAAACAGTCTGAGCGAGAAAAGCAGCTAATCTTCGACGCTCTTGATGAACATGTGAACCTCTACCGAGACCGGGGGATGCGACTGGCGGCGTGCAATCAGGCAGCCGCAGACTCTCTGGGTCTTTCAAAGGACCAGCTGATTGGACAGCACTGCTACAGACTGTGGCATGGCAGGGATGCCCCGTGTGAAGACTGTCCGGTCCTGAAGGCATTCGAGACCAGTGCGGCTCAGCATGGGATTGTTCACACCCCTGACGGTCGAACGTGGTCCATCCGTGGTCAACCCGTGAGAGATGAGACCGGTGCGCTGATCGGTGCGGTCGAGGTCACAAGGGACATCACAGCGCAAGTCCATGCTGAACGCGAGTTGAAGGAAGCGAGAGAGAGAGCCGAGTTCTACAACGACCTGATGGTCCACGACATCACCAACATACATCAGGGCGTGGTGATGGCGCTAGAACTGGCACAGGACACGGCTTCGCTTCCCCCGATGGCGAAGGATCTGCTGGCCCGTGCCATAGAGCAGCTGCAGAGGGGGATCCGACTGATTGCAAACGTCCGGAGGTTCTCTCAGGTGGAGGTGGAGCCAATTGCTCTCCGGCCGGTCGATCTCATTTCCACTATGACGGCCGTCACACGCTTCGTGAAGAGCTCATTCCCTTCGAAGGAGTTCGACATATCAGTGGACATCCCTCAGAACTGCCGTGAGGTGATGGCTGACGACTTCCTCTTTGATGCCCTTGCAAACGTCTTCCACAACTCGGCAAAGCACGACTCCAGCACGAGAGTCGCGATTGAGGTGACTGCATCAGTTCATGGAGACGGTGACTTCATGAATCTCCGCATTGCGGACCACGGTCCGGGATTCGACCCTGAGCGCAGAGACTTGATACTGTCACGACTCGAACACGGCTATCGCGGCACATCCGGGGTTGGCCTTGTGCTCGTGAAGTATGCCATGGAGCGATACGGTGGACAGCTGGACATCACAGATCGTGTGGTTGGAGACCCCACACAGGGTGCAGTGATTCAGTTGAGGCTTCCGCTGGCAAGACAGAGAGCCTCTGCGCCAGATTCTACGCCCTCATGA
- a CDS encoding MaoC family dehydratase has protein sequence MDKVRMATYSEIQVGQWAEITHTVTDEDIRKFGELSGDFNPLHFNHEWAETTMFKGRIAHGILTAAYISAVIGMKLPGAGTIYLGQSMKFRRPVRIGDTITAHVEVVAKDDERQRITLATTCTNQDREVVLDGEAVVSIMRA, from the coding sequence ATGGACAAAGTACGGATGGCAACATACTCTGAGATTCAAGTCGGACAGTGGGCGGAGATTACTCACACCGTGACGGATGAGGACATAAGGAAGTTCGGTGAACTGAGCGGCGACTTCAATCCTCTCCACTTCAACCATGAGTGGGCTGAGACTACCATGTTCAAAGGCAGGATTGCCCACGGCATCCTGACGGCGGCATACATCAGTGCAGTAATAGGCATGAAGCTTCCCGGGGCAGGTACCATATACCTCGGACAGAGTATGAAGTTCCGCAGGCCAGTCCGAATAGGAGACACCATCACTGCACACGTCGAAGTGGTTGCGAAGGACGATGAGAGACAGAGAATAACGCTTGCCACGACTTGCACTAATCAGGACAGAGAGGTCGTGCTCGATGGCGAAGCGGTGGTCAGCATCATGAGGGCGTAG
- a CDS encoding 3-oxoacyl-ACP synthase: protein MGSNTVGIEAIGCYIPPERHTAEYISQCSGTPVDVLRTKIGLESKAVPGPGDHTVAMAVKAAKIAIERAGINPAEDIDLVIWAGEVYAEHPMQTYGIKLQGEVGATRAWAFDINQRCGTMVVAMMIAKSMMLTGGYCRVLIASGYRNCDLIDYSNIRTRFMHDLAASGVAVVLKAGHDRNAVLEGSVISDGRFSEDVYVPAGGTVMPLTCEALEKRLNYLDVPDPEGLKRRLDRLSMENFIRVVDDSLTRSGYRREDIDYLALIRMKRSAFEFVAKELGVDPYEQSCYFSEWGHMGQNDAIVSIEEGIKSGRIRDGDVVVMTAAGIGWAWNALTIKWGPVEPED, encoded by the coding sequence ATGGGTTCCAACACTGTAGGGATTGAAGCCATAGGTTGCTACATACCGCCTGAGCGCCACACTGCCGAGTACATATCACAGTGCTCCGGCACACCTGTAGATGTGTTGAGGACCAAGATAGGGCTTGAGAGCAAGGCGGTCCCCGGACCCGGTGACCATACTGTGGCGATGGCTGTGAAAGCGGCCAAGATCGCCATAGAGAGAGCGGGCATCAACCCCGCAGAGGACATCGACCTTGTGATATGGGCTGGCGAGGTCTACGCCGAGCATCCAATGCAGACATATGGAATCAAGCTACAAGGCGAAGTGGGAGCAACAAGAGCTTGGGCCTTTGACATCAACCAGCGTTGTGGAACAATGGTCGTCGCCATGATGATTGCCAAGTCGATGATGCTGACAGGCGGATACTGTAGAGTTCTGATTGCCAGTGGCTACAGAAACTGCGACCTGATAGACTACTCAAACATCCGCACACGCTTCATGCATGACCTCGCAGCCAGTGGGGTGGCGGTAGTCCTGAAGGCGGGACATGACAGAAATGCAGTCCTTGAGGGCAGTGTCATCTCTGACGGCCGCTTCTCGGAAGACGTGTATGTTCCCGCAGGTGGGACTGTCATGCCGTTGACATGCGAAGCTCTTGAGAAGAGACTCAACTACCTGGATGTACCAGACCCTGAGGGTCTCAAGAGACGACTGGACCGACTGTCGATGGAGAACTTCATTCGAGTGGTTGACGACTCGTTGACGAGAAGCGGCTATCGACGAGAGGACATCGATTATCTCGCTCTAATCAGGATGAAGCGAAGTGCATTCGAGTTTGTGGCAAAGGAACTCGGAGTGGATCCATATGAGCAGTCATGCTACTTCTCAGAGTGGGGTCACATGGGTCAGAATGACGCGATAGTATCCATTGAAGAGGGGATAAAGAGCGGTAGAATCAGGGACGGCGATGTGGTCGTCATGACGGCAGCCGGAATTGGCTGGGCGTGGAACGCACTGACAATCAAGTGGGGACCTGTCGAACCGGAGGACTAA